In Agarivorans gilvus, one genomic interval encodes:
- a CDS encoding sigma-54-dependent Fis family transcriptional regulator, which yields MSTKLPLPSTINASWLRSQDAGLKQQHSPEVLRLANAELAERHQQHRVLIQIVERYAYPLFEQVMAHTASRLILADVDGYLIQHWGIKRYNDKLANVALEKGVNWLEQYKGTNAIGTAIATGQAVSVIGEQHFIQQHRFMSCSACPIFSPQGEIVAVLDISSEQQRHTQQTMLLSTSLAQQIETALLCQLPESHYRIDLAAQPNLLDSGWQGIVVADSEGKILGLNPMARQLLKQLNVGQTLSSHLGENWQQASLSECSQLHLQTKSLKAPQVKSKPRVLSDATGDARVNVAWQQACKVVGKSIPLLIFGETGAGKERFVKRLHQQSSRANQPLQAVNCAALPNELVEAELFGYQAGAFTGANPKGYLGKIRQADGGFLFLDEIGEMPLAAQTRLLRVLQEREVVPVGANQSYPVDIQVVAATHVNLQQRVAEGLFREDLYYRLVGLQISLPALRERSDMTQLIEKLHRRYREHSQQIDSGLMSKMLSYAWPGNLRELDNFMRVACLMSEQQECLYYADLPEALQQQLESDQTVERDDGDAPVELQLAIEQNIVKVYQHCQGNITQAAKRLGISRNTLYRKLRQLKLKH from the coding sequence ATGAGCACGAAACTGCCACTTCCCAGTACCATTAATGCTTCTTGGTTACGCAGTCAAGATGCGGGCTTAAAACAGCAACATTCACCAGAAGTGCTGCGTTTAGCCAACGCTGAGTTAGCTGAGCGTCATCAGCAGCACCGAGTATTGATTCAGATAGTAGAGCGTTACGCCTATCCCTTATTCGAGCAGGTGATGGCGCACACTGCCAGCCGCCTAATTTTGGCTGATGTAGATGGCTACTTAATTCAGCATTGGGGGATTAAGCGTTATAACGACAAGTTAGCCAATGTGGCCTTAGAGAAGGGGGTTAATTGGTTAGAACAATACAAGGGGACGAATGCTATTGGCACGGCTATTGCCACCGGGCAAGCGGTATCGGTGATTGGCGAACAACATTTTATCCAACAGCATCGCTTCATGAGTTGCAGTGCGTGTCCGATATTTTCTCCACAGGGCGAAATCGTAGCGGTGCTAGATATTAGTAGTGAACAGCAGCGGCATACTCAACAAACCATGTTATTAAGTACCAGCCTCGCCCAGCAGATTGAAACCGCGCTGTTATGCCAGCTACCAGAGAGCCATTACCGCATCGACTTGGCCGCTCAGCCTAACTTACTCGACTCTGGCTGGCAGGGCATAGTGGTGGCCGATAGTGAAGGTAAAATCTTGGGTTTGAACCCCATGGCTAGGCAACTGCTCAAGCAGTTGAATGTAGGGCAAACCCTATCCAGTCACTTGGGGGAGAACTGGCAGCAGGCTAGCTTGTCGGAGTGCAGCCAACTGCATCTGCAAACCAAATCTTTAAAAGCACCTCAAGTTAAGAGTAAGCCTCGCGTATTATCGGATGCGACTGGCGATGCGCGGGTGAATGTCGCATGGCAACAAGCCTGCAAGGTGGTGGGTAAGTCGATTCCCTTATTAATTTTCGGAGAAACTGGCGCGGGTAAGGAGCGTTTTGTTAAGCGACTGCATCAACAGAGTTCGCGGGCCAATCAGCCTTTGCAGGCAGTAAATTGTGCAGCCTTACCTAACGAGTTAGTAGAAGCCGAGCTATTTGGCTACCAAGCTGGCGCATTCACCGGAGCCAACCCTAAAGGTTATTTGGGAAAAATACGCCAAGCCGACGGTGGCTTTTTGTTTCTTGATGAAATTGGCGAAATGCCCTTGGCTGCACAGACCCGTTTATTAAGGGTATTGCAAGAGCGAGAGGTAGTGCCAGTGGGAGCCAATCAAAGTTACCCGGTGGATATACAAGTGGTAGCGGCGACCCATGTGAATCTGCAGCAGCGGGTGGCTGAGGGCCTATTTAGAGAGGATTTATATTATCGCTTGGTGGGTTTGCAAATTAGCTTACCGGCCTTACGTGAGCGTAGCGATATGACTCAGCTTATCGAAAAGCTGCATCGACGTTATCGCGAACACTCGCAGCAAATAGACTCAGGCCTAATGAGTAAAATGCTAAGCTATGCTTGGCCGGGCAACCTTCGTGAGTTGGACAATTTCATGCGTGTGGCTTGTTTAATGAGTGAGCAACAAGAGTGCTTATATTATGCAGATTTGCCAGAGGCCTTACAGCAACAACTAGAGTCTGATCAAACCGTCGAGCGTGACGATGGCGACGCCCCCGTGGAGCTGCAATTGGCCATAGAACAAAACATTGTTAAGGTTTACCAGCATTGCCAAGGCAACATTACCCAGGCAGCTAAACGCCTAGGCATTAGCCGCAATACCCTTTACCGTAAGCTGCGGCAACTAAAGCTTAAGCACTAG
- a CDS encoding aldehyde dehydrogenase family protein produces the protein MVYAQPGTDGSVITFKERYNNFIGGEWVAPVNGQYLDNPSPVNGKVYCQVARSDAQDIGLALDAAHAAKAAWGASSVTERSNMLLKIADRIEQNLEYLSVAEAWENGKAIRETLNADLPLVVDHFRYFAGCIRAQEGSAADLDASTVSYHFPEPLGVVGQIIPWNFPLLMAAWKLGPALAAGNCVVIKPAEQTPASIMVMMELIEDLIPKGVVNVVNGFGEEAGQALAISPRIAKLAFTGSTEIGQHILKCAADSLIPSTVELGGKSPNVIFADVMDHEDAYLDKVIEGLLLAFFNQGEVCTCPSRALIQESIYEPFMQRVLERVKTIKQGNPLDINTQVGAQVSQQQLDRIMSYLEIGKNEGAELLTGGVRPSMASENSQGYFISPTILKGTNDMRVFQEEIFGPVISVTTFKDEAEALAIANDSQYGLGAGVWTRDMNLAQRMGRSIEAGRVWINCYHAYPAHAAFGGYKRSGIGRETHKVAISHYQNTKNMLVSYDVNPLGFF, from the coding sequence ATGGTATATGCACAACCTGGTACAGATGGTTCAGTAATCACCTTTAAAGAGCGCTACAACAACTTCATTGGTGGCGAATGGGTAGCACCAGTAAACGGACAATATTTGGATAATCCTTCACCGGTGAATGGCAAAGTCTATTGCCAAGTGGCCCGCTCAGATGCGCAAGACATCGGCCTCGCCTTAGACGCCGCCCATGCAGCCAAAGCCGCTTGGGGCGCAAGCTCGGTAACCGAGCGCTCTAACATGCTGCTGAAAATTGCCGATAGAATAGAGCAAAACCTCGAATATTTATCCGTGGCTGAAGCCTGGGAAAATGGCAAAGCCATTCGCGAAACCTTAAACGCCGATCTCCCCTTGGTTGTGGATCACTTTCGCTATTTCGCTGGCTGTATTCGCGCCCAAGAAGGCAGCGCAGCCGACTTAGATGCCTCCACCGTTAGCTATCACTTCCCCGAGCCACTCGGTGTGGTGGGGCAAATCATTCCTTGGAACTTTCCACTACTAATGGCGGCATGGAAGCTTGGTCCAGCACTGGCTGCTGGTAATTGTGTGGTGATCAAACCCGCCGAGCAGACCCCAGCCTCCATCATGGTGATGATGGAGCTGATTGAAGACTTAATCCCCAAAGGTGTGGTGAATGTGGTGAATGGCTTTGGTGAAGAAGCCGGACAAGCCTTGGCAATTAGCCCACGCATCGCCAAACTGGCCTTTACTGGCTCCACTGAAATTGGCCAACACATATTAAAATGCGCCGCCGATTCCTTAATCCCTTCAACCGTAGAGCTCGGCGGTAAATCACCCAATGTGATTTTTGCCGATGTAATGGACCACGAAGACGCCTATTTAGATAAGGTAATTGAGGGCTTATTACTAGCCTTTTTCAACCAAGGTGAAGTGTGTACTTGCCCATCTCGAGCCTTGATTCAAGAGTCCATCTACGAGCCCTTCATGCAACGCGTATTGGAGCGGGTAAAAACCATCAAGCAAGGTAATCCCTTGGATATTAACACCCAAGTTGGCGCGCAGGTTTCCCAGCAACAACTAGACCGCATCATGAGTTACTTAGAAATCGGCAAAAATGAAGGCGCCGAATTGCTGACCGGTGGGGTAAGACCCAGCATGGCCAGCGAAAATAGTCAGGGTTATTTCATCAGCCCCACTATTTTAAAAGGCACTAATGATATGCGGGTCTTCCAAGAAGAAATTTTTGGCCCAGTTATCTCGGTGACCACCTTTAAAGATGAGGCCGAAGCGCTGGCAATTGCCAACGATAGCCAATATGGCTTAGGTGCGGGAGTATGGACTCGTGACATGAACCTAGCCCAGCGTATGGGGCGCAGCATAGAAGCCGGACGGGTATGGATTAATTGCTACCATGCCTACCCCGCCCATGCCGCTTTTGGCGGTTACAAGCGCTCTGGCATTGGCCGAGAAACTCACAAAGTGGCAATTTCGCACTACCAAAATACTAAAAATATGTTAGTCAGTTACGATGTTAATCCTTTAGGTTTCTTTTAA
- a CDS encoding glycosyl hydrolase family 8, translating into MNIFNTNSKTLVNALRALTFCVLPLGLAACANSPNSTTPHSLDAPKLSKTTNTTSGAFYSGRYRNAFVDLGIATPEQVTQKVNDTYQQLFYSDSRGEGGKAVFFPVGEDMGFIKDIGSNDIRSEGMSYGMMIAVQMDDQAMFNKLWKFSKTYMQHEDGWHKDYFAWHLKPHAPFTKIDNNAAPDGELYFAMALMFAEHRWGAGEGIFQYKDEANVILNAMVNKPETDSQAPMFSRKQKQILFVTEKKTGLYTDPSYHVAAFYELFARWAEQDNQLWAEAAQVSRDYLYKASHPETGLYSEYATFDGTPQKTSFNAISHKSGYDAFRVIGNMAMDHHWFNADPRLQELAERMIGFYADEYTRKGQNYAVHEMDGEIVSAWGSSGQNAMNGTAAMITDSQEAKQFTERLWKQATPSGKWRYYDGLLHMFALLQMSGEYQIYGPTAANN; encoded by the coding sequence ATGAATATTTTCAATACTAACAGTAAAACACTGGTCAATGCGTTGAGAGCGCTTACCTTTTGTGTATTACCTTTAGGTTTAGCAGCATGTGCTAATTCGCCAAACAGCACCACACCCCACTCGCTAGACGCCCCCAAGTTATCCAAAACAACAAATACCACTTCGGGAGCTTTTTACAGCGGTAGATACCGCAATGCCTTTGTTGACCTAGGTATTGCTACCCCAGAGCAGGTTACTCAAAAAGTTAACGATACTTACCAGCAATTATTTTACTCTGACTCGCGCGGAGAAGGCGGCAAGGCGGTATTTTTCCCAGTAGGGGAAGACATGGGCTTTATTAAGGATATTGGCAGCAACGACATTCGCTCTGAGGGGATGTCTTACGGCATGATGATCGCGGTACAAATGGACGATCAGGCCATGTTCAATAAGTTGTGGAAGTTTTCTAAAACTTACATGCAACATGAAGATGGCTGGCATAAGGATTACTTTGCTTGGCATTTAAAACCACACGCTCCCTTCACTAAAATAGATAACAACGCCGCGCCCGATGGTGAGCTTTACTTTGCGATGGCGCTGATGTTTGCGGAACACCGCTGGGGTGCTGGCGAAGGTATTTTCCAATACAAAGATGAAGCCAATGTGATTCTTAACGCCATGGTAAATAAGCCAGAAACCGACTCACAGGCCCCCATGTTTAGCCGAAAACAAAAACAAATCCTCTTTGTAACCGAAAAAAAGACTGGCCTATATACTGACCCTTCTTACCATGTGGCTGCGTTTTATGAACTTTTTGCGCGCTGGGCAGAGCAAGACAATCAACTGTGGGCTGAAGCCGCCCAAGTTAGCCGCGACTACTTGTACAAGGCATCTCACCCAGAAACAGGTTTGTACTCTGAATACGCCACATTTGATGGAACACCGCAAAAAACCTCATTTAACGCAATTAGCCACAAATCTGGTTACGACGCTTTCCGGGTCATTGGCAATATGGCCATGGACCATCATTGGTTTAATGCGGACCCAAGACTGCAAGAGTTAGCCGAGCGAATGATCGGCTTCTACGCTGACGAATACACGCGTAAGGGGCAAAACTACGCAGTACATGAAATGGATGGAGAGATTGTTTCTGCTTGGGGGAGTTCTGGCCAAAATGCCATGAACGGCACCGCAGCGATGATCACCGATAGTCAAGAGGCCAAGCAATTCACCGAACGCTTATGGAAACAAGCAACACCAAGCGGTAAATGGCGCTACTATGACGGTTTATTGCATATGTTCGCTCTATTACAAATGTCCGGGGAATATCAAATCTACGGACCGACCGCTGCTAACAACTAA
- a CDS encoding beta-mannosidase has translation MVVLALSEDWCLSSPQHPQLNLPCKMPLDNYSVLLEAGLIDDPYQQCNESKVQWVAKADWCLSHEFELELAQLDNDFIELKLSRLDTVVDVYINQHKLASCDNMFRLWRFDIKPWLKEGRNQLQLYFHRADVAAQQRAEKLPFVVPSSMGNNQVPFMNSLRKTQCHAGWDWGICLMVSGVYQTPQICFNQQARLLATQVEQHWSETGVTLQLTAEHDLNCQQDIQFQFGEHSIVVTAEPASTISQASIHIADPQLWWPAGYGEQVLHCFAVTLGEQRIEKKVGLRKLQLNTQADSLGSAMTVMINDVAITAKGANWIPMDAMPQRQSVARYQQLLGDAKAASMNMLRVWGGGQYESDVFYQLCDELGLMVWQDMMFACSLYPSTDDFVANVELELRDQICRLRDYSCIVLWCGDNEVIGAINWYPESKQNRERYVVNYDRLNRAIQKVVQACDPSRVFWPSSPCNGELDYGDAWHDDNKGDMHFWDVWHSGKSFSAYQQIKPRFCSEFGYQSWPSLAEVKTFVAEEDWNISSPTFEYHQKNPSGNSIITEMFTRLFRFPANFEQMLYLSQVQQALAIKTACDYWRANSPWCRGMLYWQLNDNWPVSSWSSIEYSGRWKQLHYHARRFFAPQYASFVETEQGLQLHMLNDCRRDISMQCRLRWFDWQGQQLSDERLEWQLSADENALIWHCEAAELAKKREAGFFIAQWQSEAQELQNCWFSGPPKALAMAKAKVSFEFDAAQQSILLTSDKPAFFVHLEADAPGRFEDSSFTLLPNEVRKIRYLGDDYPQMAASLRVYHLTDSY, from the coding sequence ATGGTCGTATTGGCGCTTTCTGAAGATTGGTGCTTAAGTTCTCCTCAGCACCCGCAGCTTAATTTACCTTGTAAGATGCCGCTGGATAACTATTCCGTTTTGCTTGAGGCTGGATTAATTGATGACCCCTATCAGCAGTGTAACGAGAGTAAGGTGCAGTGGGTGGCCAAAGCAGATTGGTGCTTGAGCCATGAATTTGAATTAGAGCTGGCGCAGCTCGATAACGATTTTATCGAACTGAAACTGAGCCGTTTAGATACGGTGGTTGATGTTTATATTAACCAACATAAGCTGGCGAGCTGCGACAACATGTTCCGCTTATGGCGCTTCGATATTAAGCCATGGCTAAAAGAGGGGCGAAACCAACTACAGCTATACTTTCATCGCGCCGATGTGGCCGCTCAACAGCGCGCTGAAAAACTGCCCTTTGTGGTGCCCTCATCCATGGGTAACAACCAAGTACCATTTATGAATAGCTTGCGTAAAACCCAATGCCACGCAGGTTGGGATTGGGGTATTTGTTTAATGGTGAGTGGCGTGTACCAGACGCCGCAAATCTGCTTTAACCAGCAAGCGCGCTTGTTGGCGACTCAAGTCGAGCAGCATTGGTCAGAAACTGGCGTGACCTTGCAGCTAACAGCCGAACATGATTTAAATTGCCAGCAAGACATTCAGTTTCAGTTTGGCGAGCACAGTATCGTAGTTACGGCGGAGCCTGCTAGCACTATTAGCCAAGCCTCGATCCATATTGCCGATCCACAATTGTGGTGGCCCGCAGGTTATGGCGAGCAAGTCTTACATTGTTTTGCCGTGACGCTGGGCGAGCAGCGCATTGAGAAAAAAGTGGGGCTGCGTAAATTGCAGCTCAATACTCAAGCCGATTCTCTAGGTTCGGCGATGACGGTGATGATCAACGATGTGGCCATTACTGCCAAAGGGGCGAACTGGATCCCCATGGACGCTATGCCGCAGCGGCAAAGTGTGGCTCGCTACCAGCAGTTATTAGGGGATGCCAAGGCCGCTAGTATGAACATGTTACGGGTATGGGGAGGCGGTCAATATGAAAGCGATGTGTTTTATCAGCTGTGTGATGAGCTAGGCCTAATGGTGTGGCAAGACATGATGTTTGCGTGTTCGCTCTATCCCTCTACCGATGACTTCGTGGCGAACGTGGAGCTTGAGTTACGCGACCAAATTTGCCGCTTGCGAGATTATAGCTGCATTGTTTTATGGTGTGGTGATAATGAGGTGATTGGGGCGATAAATTGGTATCCAGAGTCGAAGCAAAATCGCGAACGCTACGTGGTCAATTATGACCGTTTGAATCGTGCTATTCAAAAAGTGGTGCAAGCCTGTGACCCTTCGCGGGTATTCTGGCCGAGTTCGCCCTGCAATGGTGAGTTAGATTATGGCGATGCTTGGCATGATGATAACAAGGGAGACATGCACTTTTGGGATGTGTGGCATTCCGGTAAGTCATTCTCGGCTTATCAGCAAATTAAACCCCGCTTTTGTTCTGAGTTCGGCTATCAATCTTGGCCTTCCTTAGCGGAAGTGAAAACCTTCGTGGCCGAAGAAGATTGGAATATTAGCTCTCCTACTTTTGAGTACCATCAAAAGAACCCCAGCGGCAATAGCATCATTACCGAAATGTTTACTCGCTTATTTCGTTTCCCGGCAAATTTTGAGCAGATGTTGTATCTCAGCCAAGTGCAGCAGGCCTTGGCGATAAAAACCGCTTGTGACTATTGGCGTGCTAATAGCCCTTGGTGCAGAGGCATGCTGTATTGGCAGCTTAATGATAATTGGCCGGTAAGCTCGTGGTCGAGTATTGAATACAGTGGTCGCTGGAAGCAGCTGCATTATCATGCAAGACGTTTTTTTGCGCCACAGTACGCTAGTTTTGTTGAAACCGAGCAAGGGCTGCAATTGCATATGCTAAATGACTGTCGACGTGATATCTCGATGCAGTGCCGCTTAAGATGGTTCGATTGGCAAGGCCAGCAACTGAGTGATGAGCGATTAGAGTGGCAGTTAAGTGCCGATGAAAATGCCCTTATCTGGCATTGTGAAGCAGCAGAACTTGCTAAAAAGAGAGAGGCGGGTTTCTTTATTGCCCAGTGGCAAAGTGAAGCACAAGAGCTGCAAAACTGCTGGTTTTCTGGGCCGCCGAAAGCCTTGGCTATGGCTAAAGCCAAAGTGAGCTTTGAGTTTGACGCCGCGCAGCAAAGTATTTTGTTAACTAGCGATAAACCGGCTTTTTTTGTGCACCTAGAAGCCGATGCGCCGGGGCGGTTTGAGGATTCAAGCTTTACTCTGTTGCCTAATGAGGTTCGTAAGATCCGCTATTTGGGTGATGACTACCCGCAAATGGCAGCCAGTTTACGGGTTTACCATTTGACCGACAGTTATTGA
- a CDS encoding SixA phosphatase family protein: MAKTLCLIRHGKSRWDQPHLNDRQRSLAPRGQAAASLMARHHAPEFARLQLVHYSPAARCEQTLQYWLAQRQANLDSALELDLKVLSEENLYSFSWADLLLHIQGLPEAYSKVALVGHNPALLELVEYLTGQDLVKFPTASIAVLRSPKAWSAFGQHCVQLELFDTPKRLAVRLDSSL, encoded by the coding sequence ATGGCTAAAACCTTGTGTTTAATTAGACATGGTAAATCGCGTTGGGATCAGCCTCATCTGAACGATAGGCAGCGCAGCTTAGCGCCAAGAGGTCAAGCCGCGGCGAGCTTAATGGCGCGCCACCATGCCCCAGAGTTTGCCCGGCTGCAATTAGTACATTACTCCCCGGCTGCTCGTTGTGAGCAAACTCTGCAATATTGGTTGGCGCAGCGCCAAGCCAACTTAGATTCGGCGCTAGAACTTGATCTAAAAGTGCTAAGCGAAGAAAACTTATATAGCTTTTCTTGGGCTGATTTACTGTTGCATATTCAGGGGCTTCCCGAGGCTTATAGCAAAGTGGCCTTGGTGGGGCATAATCCTGCCTTGTTGGAGCTGGTAGAATATTTAACTGGCCAAGACCTAGTTAAATTTCCTACCGCAAGCATTGCTGTGCTTCGCTCCCCTAAGGCTTGGTCGGCGTTTGGCCAGCATTGCGTTCAGCTAGAATTGTTTGATACCCCGAAACGTTTAGCCGTTAGGCTAGATTCTTCACTGTGA
- a CDS encoding glutamate-5-semialdehyde dehydrogenase encodes MSLQELGQQAKQASFDLATLTTRQKNAALAAIAEQLEAQQEAILAANKIDLDAAHEAGLSAALLDRLMLNGERLAAIANDVRNVISLEDPIGSEMDCRVLENGLRLSRRRVPLGVVGVIYEARPNVTIDIAALCLKTGNASILRGGKETFHSNMALVKVIQMALQQAGLPAASVQYIEKPDRELVAQLLRLDEYVDMIIPRGGAGLHKMCQENSTIPVIIGGFGISHIYVDDSVDLNAALDVIENAKVQRPSACNALDSLLVDQKVAGELLPMLAERMNQASVKLVATDNAMAGLSAAKDLQPAGEGDFDTEWLSYTLGVKVVADVDEAIAHMRTHNASHSDAILSNRLQAVERFVNAAGSAAVYVNASTRFTDGAQFGLGAEVAVSTQKLHARGPMGLTELTSYKWIGIGDMLSRP; translated from the coding sequence ATGAGTTTACAAGAGCTTGGGCAACAGGCAAAACAAGCCAGTTTTGACTTGGCTACCTTAACAACCCGCCAAAAAAACGCAGCCCTAGCGGCGATAGCTGAGCAGTTAGAGGCCCAACAAGAGGCCATTTTAGCGGCTAATAAAATCGATTTAGATGCTGCTCATGAGGCGGGCTTATCTGCGGCACTATTAGACCGCTTGATGTTAAATGGTGAGCGCTTGGCGGCGATAGCTAATGACGTGCGTAACGTCATTTCACTAGAAGATCCGATTGGCAGTGAAATGGATTGCCGAGTATTGGAAAACGGCCTACGTTTGTCGCGTCGTCGTGTACCGCTAGGTGTGGTGGGGGTAATTTACGAAGCTCGACCTAATGTGACCATCGACATCGCAGCGCTGTGCCTTAAAACCGGTAACGCCAGTATTTTGCGCGGTGGTAAAGAAACTTTCCATTCCAATATGGCGCTGGTTAAGGTGATTCAAATGGCCTTGCAACAAGCTGGCTTACCAGCGGCGTCGGTGCAATATATTGAAAAACCCGACCGTGAGTTAGTGGCGCAGCTGCTGCGCTTAGATGAATACGTTGACATGATCATACCTCGAGGTGGTGCGGGTCTGCATAAGATGTGTCAGGAAAACAGCACCATTCCAGTGATTATTGGTGGTTTTGGCATCAGCCATATTTATGTGGATGACTCGGTTGATTTAAACGCGGCCTTAGATGTGATTGAAAACGCTAAGGTGCAGCGACCTTCTGCTTGTAATGCTTTGGATAGCCTATTGGTGGATCAAAAAGTTGCAGGTGAATTATTGCCAATGCTGGCAGAGCGAATGAACCAAGCCTCGGTTAAGCTAGTGGCCACCGACAATGCCATGGCTGGGCTTAGCGCCGCCAAAGACTTACAGCCTGCTGGTGAAGGGGACTTCGATACCGAATGGTTGAGTTACACCCTAGGAGTGAAAGTAGTGGCCGATGTGGATGAGGCGATTGCCCACATGCGCACTCACAACGCTAGCCACTCAGATGCTATTTTGTCGAACCGGTTGCAAGCGGTAGAGCGCTTCGTTAACGCGGCGGGTTCGGCGGCGGTTTATGTGAACGCTTCCACTCGCTTTACCGATGGAGCACAATTTGGTTTGGGTGCGGAAGTGGCCGTATCAACCCAAAAACTGCATGCGCGTGGCCCAATGGGCTTAACTGAGCTAACCTCATATAAGTGGATTGGCATTGGCGATATGTTGTCTCGCCCTTAG
- the proB gene encoding glutamate 5-kinase: MSKQTIVVKLGTSVLTSGTSKLDRAHMIELVRQCALLRKAGHQLIVVTSGAIAAGREHLSLTHGNIAPTIANKQMLAAVGQSRLIQTWERLFNIYDIHVGQMLLTRADLEDRERFLNAKDMLKALLKHGIVPIINENDAVATAEIKVGDNDNLSALAAILGEANKLLLLTDQPGLFTADPRNNPEAKLIEEVSEISPAIRALAGDSISGLGTGGMATKLQAAEIAGRAGIEVVIAAGHKENVITRLIEGHNVGTRFCPTSTPLENRKQWILAGPPPHGELVLDDGACKAVVERGSSLLPKGICGIKGEFNRGDAVRLMNLEGREIARGICRYQAKDMNKIKGLHSEQIDKVLGYGYGSVAVHRDDLVLK; the protein is encoded by the coding sequence ATGTCGAAGCAAACCATTGTCGTTAAGTTAGGCACCAGTGTGCTAACCAGCGGCACTTCCAAACTTGATCGTGCACATATGATTGAGTTAGTGCGCCAGTGCGCCTTGTTGCGCAAGGCTGGTCATCAGTTGATTGTAGTCACATCGGGAGCGATTGCCGCAGGGCGAGAGCACCTGTCGTTGACCCATGGCAATATTGCTCCGACCATTGCAAATAAACAAATGCTGGCCGCGGTAGGGCAGAGTCGTTTGATTCAAACCTGGGAGCGTTTATTTAATATTTACGATATCCACGTAGGGCAAATGTTATTAACGCGCGCCGATCTAGAAGACCGCGAGCGTTTCTTAAATGCCAAAGACATGCTTAAGGCCTTATTAAAACACGGCATTGTTCCCATTATTAACGAGAATGATGCGGTGGCTACCGCCGAAATCAAAGTGGGCGATAATGACAACTTATCGGCACTCGCGGCCATTTTAGGCGAAGCCAATAAACTATTACTGCTGACCGACCAACCCGGCTTGTTTACTGCCGATCCGCGGAATAACCCGGAAGCCAAACTGATTGAAGAAGTGAGTGAAATCAGCCCTGCTATTCGTGCCTTAGCTGGTGACAGTATTAGTGGTTTGGGTACCGGCGGTATGGCCACTAAATTGCAGGCCGCTGAAATTGCCGGCAGAGCCGGAATTGAGGTGGTGATTGCAGCAGGCCATAAAGAAAATGTTATAACTCGTTTAATCGAAGGACACAACGTAGGTACTCGTTTTTGCCCCACTTCCACCCCCCTAGAAAACCGCAAGCAGTGGATCTTAGCTGGCCCCCCTCCACATGGTGAGCTAGTGCTAGATGATGGCGCTTGCAAAGCGGTGGTTGAACGTGGTTCAAGTTTGTTACCAAAAGGGATTTGCGGCATTAAGGGGGAGTTTAATCGTGGTGATGCGGTGCGCTTAATGAACTTGGAAGGACGCGAAATTGCCCGCGGAATTTGTCGTTATCAAGCCAAAGATATGAATAAAATTAAAGGCTTACATTCAGAACAGATCGATAAGGTATTGGGCTATGGTTATGGCTCGGTAGCGGTCCATCGAGACGATTTAGTATTGAAATAG
- the crl gene encoding sigma factor-binding protein Crl gives MEVTWPSHGKLCSKFTAMGPYFRKEHSSSELYFFDCLASCLSAKPAADKREFYGWWFELRVNQQRFEYHYWFGLYDKQGEWQEDKIPSKFQAEVEDSLNAFYPKLLDTLQALGLEINAAPSLSPNLALPAA, from the coding sequence ATGGAAGTGACTTGGCCAAGCCATGGAAAATTATGTTCTAAATTCACTGCAATGGGGCCTTATTTTCGTAAGGAACACAGCAGCTCAGAGTTGTACTTCTTTGATTGCCTTGCCTCTTGCCTGAGTGCTAAACCTGCCGCCGATAAACGTGAGTTTTATGGCTGGTGGTTTGAATTAAGAGTGAATCAACAGCGTTTTGAGTACCACTATTGGTTTGGTCTTTACGACAAACAAGGCGAGTGGCAGGAAGATAAGATCCCTAGTAAGTTTCAAGCTGAGGTAGAAGACTCACTCAACGCGTTTTATCCTAAGTTGCTTGATACTTTGCAAGCCTTGGGTCTAGAAATTAACGCCGCTCCCTCTTTATCCCCCAATTTGGCGCTGCCGGCAGCTTAG